One window from the genome of Dolosigranulum savutiense encodes:
- a CDS encoding beta-N-acetylglucosaminidase domain-containing protein codes for MDKNTRSYRYHMMQQQKRYSLKKLSVGLASVATGTVLFINPGSSISAEELVDGEVSSYEIDQFESAGDTEVVAEEQKADDKSVPKNHSNNEVNVEESTDVEMLREEMIENEDNDNKTENYENEEIESEESNMEKEEQDPAKLEEHATEQETNKESEELAPLIEADSFTADNPATREAIEEALNNDHYLSQQYTIAPSPRDLRYLEGASSLRGTVNIVASDDFDKYTLHRLREILQVNQISYQTSQQYEEGAFNILLGVRDKESEAKEHQQDLIQDEQLYDRIDGHSIVIKDNTLSIVGNSTDAVFYGLTTVKHLLNQVEVPVLRNMVIEDYADMAQRGYIEGYYGNPWSVQDRIELMKYGGDLKLNQYLFAPKDDEYHNRNWRTLYPDDKLADIKKMAEVGNRTKNLFVWTLHPFMHDAIRFDTDEHYNHDLDIVKQKFTQLMDNGVRKFGILADDARAQQPEDYVKIMKDLTTWLNSKKSEYSGLSEEMIFVPQAYGGKGTERELRHLNNHLPTTTDIGVTGGRVWGEASQSFLELYKQNVTKNGENNYRPPYMWINWPVTDNAKKHLILGGGENFLHPGVDPDLIEGIMLNPMQQSEASKIAIFSGAEYTWNIWDSVEDAQAINDLAFHFADHGTFESTEASNAFKELGKHMINQNMDRRVVALQESVDLAPKLQSFMEKLKNKESSIKEEAEQLQEEFELIRKSAEKYIENPGNKRMKDQIIYWLRNAIDISKAANEFLNAFIAIEENSSTVFDHYIQGVQDYEKSKTHEFWYVDHYERAELGVQHIRPFILESISILSDHVNRLISPVELPTFISNRQNPKGDIYSILSGELSTHLIYDSPNKIEVGDYIGVEYENPIQLTEVHFAMGQNNNLNDTFSEADIEYRDQSGQWHKIKTDYVGNEANISLAELDLTVTGIRLVATKEKERTWLGIRGISVNKPFIQNEGNNRELIVSENLSVRQGKLSHIIDNKDDTVAMLARGPYEGDNRDQTPADAYLMYDLGKLTDVSKIRFLQDSGTDKITSGRITYVDENNEWHDLATVDGRSEIVIEQNIKARYIAVVNHEQTNYWWRVYDFSVTTPSLSDYGYTNKDEIDTLRVETNDEMSELTIPEQLTLKPGEYIGMKLDRIREISKIDANNINDNLLIEYANNEVEWQPLNELTDGATARYIRVINQSDSNQIVTATSLKVVTKEVKSPALVETSFDESPKEGTELALFDNQFNTETVFRSGQKEGDYVLYDLGTDREIKSIRGYVQDGTSSYLRDGKIQISADGQEWTDVVTIGDGEPNEQKNDSLTDGYIHDSQNPGNRYIEGVLDTPKTARYVRILVTADYPHEYLSFNKLVFNNGEYWSPVNNPTISSEVPEKEGHLPSYIDDAQVLTSYRPDADQGEFIYRLSESTKQHKITTITNSTSGVKLSVSARVSRNEDGSDSEWTELGEITESKQTFVLEDITHLFELKFKYNNGAPTVYEIITESVKEDTENDTTLESFPTEGNVLLGAEAAATNEEANTAHTADKAIDGNGKTRWATDRDIENPSLTLTLKQLSKIQTIEIDWDKRNGESNIDEWELLYATESADNTATGVMEWQVAHHREGNPTLSEQIVLEQAITAKYLKLNILDYSAGSLGWRNVGISEIRALPNVPKHSSLDQIEALTLNADETEVLLPQTDGQLRIKGSNKPGVIDQNGRVYKPLTNQEIKLMLEENLDGKIMTKEITVQVKGQYEDEGIGESPKINPVVQQWHGIEGTTSITQHTTLVAEDDIFQDVVEIYQKDLQARGLNLAQGSLTDNSHISFQKVLDKGYGKEGYGITIENGKIMIEAADRIGALYATRTLLQMGETDLQNGYIRDFPSNEHRGFMIDTGRKFIPYERIMDILETMAYYKLNDLQLHLNDNYIFLKEHLKGKEGLSTQEQRDYVLNNAVSGFRLESSFQSEDGKYNLTSDQHYTNEQMQSIIKRGVELGINVVPEIDTPGHALSFTRVRPDLIYQGRLTGNHHDVERVAMLDLSDEKYEETFNFVTSVYDELLDGPLKGIKTIHVGTDEYYGDNEAYRRYANDLLNYIKSKGITPRIWGSLSSKTGQTPVDFNDVEVSIWSLGWQKPDEALQMGAKIINITDRPTYSVPSGDGSMGAYADFSDYVTQYNQWIPSDFRTGRGPKLNESNPNILGGAFAIWNDNIDLHDTGMTSYDIFTRFFKTLPVVAERTWGSDRAPAKYQDRTELPAERQYAPQTNPTHRVKDEQLFTLSSKTIDKFDHTNVENTNYLHFEKDSQVNTNLQVGPGYTLTVDVMLTEEGNTQVLATDGTNTIYLADNEGKVAYDFEQYHVQFDTELPRNKPVRLQFVTNVQETILYVDGVKQALLPQENHPKFAHNTLVMPLEKIGGFSGVLSRVELTKGAMENPAIVKDAIESVETNSQELNGTATEGPIELAFDKDKQTIWHSKWGEKEKNYTVNIALKEKTNLTGLAYTPRQDKSNNGNILTYEVYVEKDNELVKVAEGNWENSKSVKYAKFENTIETTKVQLKVLKGEQGFASAAAIQLLQDIEIAPIFEEEIVAPEKSDKPGDPSDSESSSSEGLITQKEEVATQIGKLSALRVADINKFIVAIALADTVEEINEILQRAIELNDQLQEDIEERNKTDKGEGVVQPEKPKFEGGVNGIGLVNEKLEFPSEEIERLLQVERDNASRYIATLPNVDNSRAKEFQAMIQESKDTLAIEEVIEEAEKLNTELGQLSLEQPTESEGTPKDQSDTVEANFAFTNDDGSVHRGSLGEFSSLEQAERRIRQYANELGYTLQSFRLDNGTFLADIDADFSQPLPASEQPEAQPIRDVEANFEFTLENGSVHRGSLGEFTSLEQAERRIRHFANEQGYTLHNFRIEDGKFLASVKEMNK; via the coding sequence ATGGATAAAAATACGCGAAGTTATCGGTATCACATGATGCAACAACAGAAACGCTATTCACTAAAAAAATTGTCAGTAGGCTTAGCTTCAGTTGCAACGGGAACAGTTTTATTTATTAATCCAGGATCATCTATTTCAGCTGAAGAATTAGTGGATGGAGAGGTGTCTAGTTATGAAATAGACCAATTTGAGTCAGCTGGGGATACTGAGGTAGTTGCTGAAGAGCAAAAAGCTGATGATAAATCTGTACCAAAAAATCATTCAAATAATGAAGTAAATGTGGAAGAAAGTACAGATGTAGAAATGCTCCGGGAAGAAATGATTGAAAATGAAGATAATGATAATAAGACAGAAAATTATGAGAATGAAGAGATAGAATCTGAAGAATCAAATATGGAGAAGGAAGAACAGGATCCAGCTAAGTTAGAAGAGCATGCGACTGAACAAGAAACTAATAAAGAGAGTGAAGAACTAGCCCCCTTAATTGAAGCAGACTCTTTCACGGCAGATAATCCTGCAACAAGAGAAGCTATTGAAGAAGCATTAAATAATGATCACTACTTGAGTCAACAATATACGATTGCTCCTTCACCAAGAGATTTAAGATATCTTGAAGGCGCTTCATCATTGCGAGGAACAGTTAATATTGTAGCAAGTGATGATTTTGATAAATATACTTTACACAGGTTACGTGAAATCTTACAGGTAAATCAAATTTCTTACCAAACATCGCAACAATATGAAGAAGGTGCTTTTAATATTTTGTTGGGGGTACGCGATAAGGAATCAGAAGCTAAGGAGCATCAACAAGATCTTATTCAGGATGAACAACTTTATGATAGAATTGATGGTCATTCCATTGTAATTAAGGATAATACTTTATCAATTGTAGGTAATAGTACCGATGCCGTTTTTTATGGTCTTACTACAGTTAAACACTTATTAAACCAGGTTGAAGTACCCGTACTTCGTAATATGGTTATTGAAGATTATGCAGATATGGCTCAACGGGGCTATATTGAAGGCTATTATGGTAATCCTTGGTCCGTACAAGATCGTATTGAGTTGATGAAATACGGAGGCGATTTAAAACTAAACCAATACTTATTTGCCCCGAAAGATGATGAATATCATAATAGAAATTGGCGGACATTATATCCTGATGACAAATTGGCGGATATTAAAAAAATGGCTGAAGTCGGTAACCGAACTAAAAATTTATTTGTATGGACATTACATCCATTTATGCATGATGCTATTCGTTTTGATACAGATGAACATTATAATCATGATTTAGATATTGTGAAACAGAAATTTACACAGTTGATGGATAATGGTGTACGTAAATTTGGAATTTTGGCTGATGATGCCCGTGCACAACAACCAGAAGATTATGTAAAAATTATGAAAGATTTAACAACTTGGTTAAATAGTAAAAAGTCAGAGTACTCTGGATTAAGTGAGGAGATGATTTTTGTACCCCAAGCATATGGTGGAAAAGGAACTGAACGAGAATTACGCCATCTAAATAACCACCTACCAACAACTACTGACATAGGAGTAACGGGAGGTCGTGTTTGGGGAGAAGCATCGCAATCTTTCTTAGAACTATACAAACAAAATGTTACAAAAAATGGAGAAAATAATTACCGACCACCTTATATGTGGATTAACTGGCCTGTAACAGATAATGCTAAGAAACACTTAATTTTAGGTGGAGGAGAGAATTTCTTACATCCTGGTGTAGATCCTGATTTAATTGAAGGAATTATGCTGAATCCAATGCAGCAATCAGAAGCTTCAAAAATTGCAATTTTTTCTGGAGCGGAGTATACATGGAATATTTGGGATTCTGTGGAAGATGCTCAAGCAATTAATGATTTAGCTTTTCACTTTGCTGATCATGGGACCTTTGAATCAACGGAAGCCTCTAATGCATTCAAAGAACTTGGAAAACATATGATTAATCAAAATATGGATAGGAGAGTAGTAGCACTACAAGAATCAGTAGACCTTGCTCCTAAACTTCAAAGTTTTATGGAAAAATTGAAGAATAAAGAATCATCCATTAAGGAAGAAGCTGAACAGCTACAAGAAGAATTTGAACTTATCCGTAAATCAGCTGAAAAGTATATAGAAAATCCTGGTAATAAACGTATGAAAGATCAGATTATCTATTGGTTGCGTAATGCAATTGATATTTCCAAAGCTGCTAATGAATTCTTGAATGCTTTCATAGCGATTGAAGAAAATTCATCGACTGTTTTTGATCATTATATTCAAGGGGTTCAGGATTACGAAAAATCTAAAACTCACGAGTTCTGGTATGTTGATCATTATGAACGAGCGGAGTTGGGGGTTCAGCACATTAGACCATTTATTTTAGAATCTATTTCAATTCTATCTGATCATGTTAACCGCCTGATTAGTCCAGTTGAATTACCGACCTTTATTTCGAATCGTCAAAATCCAAAAGGTGATATTTATTCAATCTTATCTGGTGAACTGTCAACTCATCTTATTTATGATTCTCCGAATAAAATTGAAGTGGGAGATTATATCGGAGTAGAGTATGAAAATCCAATTCAGTTAACTGAAGTTCATTTCGCAATGGGACAAAATAACAATTTAAATGATACGTTCTCAGAAGCTGATATTGAATACCGAGATCAATCAGGTCAATGGCATAAAATTAAGACAGATTATGTTGGAAATGAAGCTAATATTTCACTGGCTGAATTAGATTTAACTGTGACGGGTATTCGCTTAGTTGCGACTAAAGAAAAAGAAAGAACATGGTTAGGGATTCGTGGTATATCAGTCAATAAACCATTTATTCAAAATGAAGGCAATAACCGAGAACTAATTGTTAGTGAGAATTTATCTGTGAGACAAGGTAAATTGAGTCATATCATAGATAACAAAGATGATACGGTGGCGATGCTTGCTCGAGGACCATATGAAGGCGATAATCGAGATCAAACGCCAGCAGATGCTTATTTGATGTATGATTTAGGAAAACTTACTGATGTTAGCAAAATCCGTTTCTTACAAGATTCTGGAACAGATAAAATTACATCAGGTAGAATCACATATGTTGACGAAAATAATGAGTGGCATGATTTAGCAACTGTTGATGGGCGCAGCGAGATTGTCATTGAACAAAATATCAAGGCACGATATATTGCAGTAGTTAATCATGAACAGACAAATTACTGGTGGCGAGTCTATGATTTTAGTGTCACCACGCCATCATTAAGTGATTATGGATACACTAATAAAGATGAGATCGATACATTGCGAGTAGAAACAAATGATGAGATGTCCGAGTTAACGATACCTGAACAGCTAACACTTAAGCCTGGTGAGTATATCGGAATGAAATTAGATCGTATTAGAGAAATAAGTAAGATTGATGCTAACAATATTAACGATAATCTTTTAATAGAATATGCTAACAATGAAGTCGAGTGGCAACCGTTAAATGAGCTAACAGATGGAGCTACTGCTCGCTACATTCGAGTGATTAATCAGTCAGATAGTAATCAAATAGTAACCGCAACCTCTCTAAAAGTAGTGACCAAAGAAGTTAAATCACCGGCGCTTGTAGAAACATCATTCGATGAGTCTCCAAAAGAGGGAACAGAATTAGCTTTATTTGATAATCAGTTTAATACCGAGACAGTCTTTAGATCAGGACAAAAAGAAGGAGATTATGTACTATATGATTTAGGTACAGATAGAGAGATTAAATCAATTAGAGGATACGTACAAGATGGCACATCGAGTTATCTCCGGGATGGAAAGATACAAATTAGTGCTGATGGTCAAGAATGGACCGATGTAGTAACAATTGGTGATGGAGAACCTAATGAGCAAAAAAATGATTCACTTACAGATGGCTATATCCATGATAGTCAAAATCCTGGAAATCGATATATCGAAGGAGTACTTGATACACCAAAAACTGCTAGATATGTAAGGATTCTAGTAACAGCAGATTATCCACATGAATATCTATCCTTCAATAAGTTAGTGTTTAATAATGGTGAATACTGGTCACCTGTTAATAATCCTACGATTAGTTCAGAAGTTCCTGAAAAAGAAGGGCATTTACCAAGTTATATTGATGACGCACAGGTGCTTACTTCATACAGACCAGATGCAGATCAAGGCGAGTTTATTTATCGTCTATCGGAGAGTACGAAACAACATAAGATAACTACAATTACGAATAGTACATCGGGTGTAAAGCTTTCTGTATCAGCTAGAGTGTCTCGAAATGAGGATGGATCTGATTCAGAATGGACTGAACTTGGTGAAATTACTGAAAGTAAGCAAACTTTTGTACTAGAAGATATTACCCATTTATTCGAGCTGAAATTTAAGTACAATAATGGCGCACCAACTGTATATGAGATTATTACGGAATCTGTTAAAGAAGATACTGAGAATGACACAACACTTGAAAGTTTCCCAACTGAAGGTAATGTATTGTTGGGGGCAGAGGCAGCAGCTACGAATGAGGAAGCTAACACTGCGCACACTGCAGATAAGGCTATTGATGGTAATGGAAAAACTCGCTGGGCAACAGATCGTGATATTGAGAACCCATCATTAACGTTGACATTAAAACAATTATCTAAGATACAAACAATTGAAATTGATTGGGACAAACGAAATGGTGAATCAAATATCGATGAATGGGAACTCCTATATGCAACAGAATCCGCAGACAATACAGCAACAGGTGTTATGGAATGGCAAGTAGCACACCATAGAGAGGGCAACCCAACACTTAGTGAGCAGATTGTGTTAGAACAGGCAATCACTGCAAAATATCTTAAATTGAATATTTTAGATTACAGTGCGGGTTCGCTTGGTTGGCGCAATGTAGGAATTAGTGAAATTAGAGCTTTACCTAATGTACCGAAGCACTCAAGCCTTGATCAAATAGAAGCTCTGACATTGAATGCTGATGAAACTGAAGTACTACTCCCTCAAACAGATGGGCAATTACGAATTAAAGGAAGCAATAAACCAGGTGTTATCGATCAAAATGGACGAGTCTACAAGCCATTAACTAATCAGGAAATTAAATTAATGTTGGAAGAAAATCTTGATGGTAAAATTATGACAAAAGAGATAACAGTACAAGTTAAGGGACAGTACGAAGATGAAGGGATTGGCGAGAGTCCTAAAATTAATCCTGTTGTTCAACAGTGGCATGGTATAGAAGGAACAACCTCTATTACTCAACATACGACACTTGTTGCAGAGGATGACATATTCCAAGATGTAGTAGAAATATACCAGAAAGATTTACAAGCAAGAGGATTAAACTTAGCCCAAGGTTCATTGACAGATAATTCGCACATTTCTTTCCAAAAAGTACTTGATAAAGGGTATGGAAAAGAAGGTTATGGTATAACAATTGAAAACGGAAAAATTATGATTGAGGCAGCTGATCGTATTGGAGCGCTGTATGCTACGCGTACACTGTTACAAATGGGTGAAACAGATCTCCAAAATGGTTATATTAGAGATTTCCCATCAAATGAACATCGTGGCTTTATGATCGATACGGGGCGGAAGTTTATTCCATATGAACGAATTATGGATATTCTAGAGACAATGGCTTACTACAAACTGAATGATTTACAGTTACACTTGAATGATAACTATATTTTCCTGAAAGAACACTTGAAAGGGAAAGAAGGTCTATCAACACAAGAACAAAGAGACTATGTGTTAAATAATGCTGTATCTGGGTTCAGGTTAGAATCTAGCTTCCAGAGTGAAGATGGTAAATATAATTTAACATCTGATCAACATTATACGAATGAACAAATGCAGTCAATTATTAAACGTGGAGTAGAATTAGGAATTAATGTGGTACCAGAGATTGATACCCCTGGACATGCGTTATCATTTACTCGAGTACGTCCAGACTTAATTTATCAAGGACGATTGACTGGTAACCATCATGATGTAGAGCGAGTGGCAATGTTAGATCTGTCGGATGAAAAATATGAGGAAACATTTAATTTTGTAACAAGTGTGTATGATGAACTATTAGACGGACCACTTAAAGGAATAAAAACAATTCATGTTGGAACTGATGAGTATTATGGAGATAATGAAGCCTACCGTCGCTATGCCAATGATTTATTAAATTATATTAAATCAAAAGGAATTACGCCACGAATTTGGGGTTCTTTAAGCAGTAAAACAGGTCAAACACCAGTTGATTTCAATGATGTTGAAGTATCTATCTGGAGCTTAGGTTGGCAAAAACCAGATGAAGCTCTACAAATGGGAGCAAAAATTATTAATATTACTGATCGCCCAACTTATAGTGTGCCTAGTGGGGATGGAAGTATGGGGGCATATGCAGATTTTTCTGATTATGTGACTCAATATAATCAATGGATACCAAGTGACTTTAGAACAGGGCGTGGTCCAAAGCTTAATGAGTCTAATCCGAATATTTTAGGAGGAGCATTTGCAATATGGAATGATAATATTGATTTGCATGATACAGGAATGACATCGTATGATATCTTCACACGATTCTTTAAGACATTGCCTGTTGTAGCAGAGAGAACTTGGGGGTCAGATAGAGCTCCAGCGAAGTATCAAGATCGCACTGAGTTGCCAGCTGAACGACAGTATGCTCCACAAACTAATCCAACCCATCGTGTTAAGGATGAGCAGTTATTTACTCTATCATCTAAGACAATAGATAAGTTTGATCATACCAATGTAGAAAATACGAATTATTTACACTTTGAAAAAGATTCACAAGTTAATACTAATCTTCAAGTTGGACCGGGATACACCTTAACAGTTGACGTGATGCTAACAGAGGAAGGAAATACGCAAGTTCTAGCAACTGATGGTACGAATACTATTTATCTTGCAGATAATGAAGGTAAAGTTGCATATGATTTTGAGCAATATCACGTTCAATTTGATACAGAATTGCCACGAAACAAACCTGTTCGCTTGCAATTTGTAACAAATGTACAAGAAACGATATTATATGTAGATGGTGTTAAGCAAGCATTATTACCACAGGAGAATCACCCTAAATTTGCTCATAACACGTTAGTCATGCCTCTTGAAAAAATTGGCGGTTTCAGCGGAGTGCTCTCACGTGTAGAATTAACGAAAGGTGCCATGGAAAATCCAGCGATTGTTAAAGATGCTATCGAATCAGTAGAGACCAATAGCCAGGAGCTGAATGGGACAGCAACAGAAGGACCTATTGAACTAGCGTTTGATAAAGATAAGCAAACAATCTGGCATTCAAAATGGGGAGAAAAAGAGAAGAATTATACAGTAAATATAGCATTAAAAGAAAAAACTAATTTAACAGGCTTAGCTTATACCCCTCGTCAAGATAAATCAAATAATGGGAATATCTTGACCTATGAAGTTTATGTTGAAAAGGATAATGAATTAGTAAAAGTAGCTGAAGGAAATTGGGAAAATTCTAAATCAGTAAAATATGCTAAATTTGAAAACACAATTGAAACAACAAAAGTTCAACTGAAAGTACTCAAAGGAGAGCAAGGGTTTGCGAGTGCTGCTGCTATTCAGTTGTTACAAGATATTGAGATAGCCCCAATTTTTGAAGAAGAGATTGTTGCTCCTGAAAAATCCGATAAGCCAGGAGATCCATCTGATTCTGAATCATCTTCTTCAGAAGGATTAATTACTCAAAAAGAAGAGGTAGCTACCCAAATTGGTAAATTGAGTGCCTTGAGAGTAGCAGATATTAATAAATTTATAGTTGCTATTGCTCTAGCAGATACAGTTGAAGAAATTAATGAAATTTTGCAGAGAGCGATTGAACTGAACGATCAGTTACAAGAAGATATTGAGGAAAGAAATAAAACTGACAAAGGTGAAGGAGTTGTTCAACCAGAGAAACCTAAGTTTGAAGGAGGAGTAAATGGTATAGGTTTAGTTAATGAGAAGCTGGAGTTCCCAAGCGAAGAGATAGAAAGATTACTACAAGTTGAACGGGATAATGCTTCTAGATATATTGCTACTTTGCCAAACGTGGATAACTCGAGAGCGAAAGAATTCCAGGCAATGATCCAAGAGTCTAAAGATACCCTAGCGATTGAAGAGGTCATTGAAGAGGCTGAAAAATTAAATACTGAGTTAGGGCAACTAAGTTTAGAACAACCGACTGAATCAGAAGGAACTCCAAAAGACCAATCTGATACAGTGGAAGCGAACTTTGCCTTTACTAATGATGATGGTTCTGTTCACCGTGGTTCATTAGGTGAATTCAGCAGTCTAGAACAAGCGGAGCGTCGCATCCGTCAGTACGCCAATGAACTGGGGTATACATTACAGAGCTTCCGCCTCGATAATGGAACGTTCCTAGCAGACATTGACGCCGACTTTAGTCAACCACTGCCCGCATCAGAGCAACCGGAAGCGCAGCCAATACGTGATGTTGAAGCTAACTTCGAGTTTACACTTGAAAATGGTTCTGTTCACCGTGGCTCATTAGGCGAGTTTACTAGCTTAGAACAAGCGGAACGTCGCATCCGTCACTTTGCCAATGAGCAAGGTTACACCTTGCACAACTTCCGGATTGAAGACGGTAAATTCCTTGCTAGTGTGAAGGAGATGAATAAATAA